The genomic stretch TATGCACATCCTTCATCGAGAAGGGTTCTTTTCCGCCATTCATTTACCTGATGATGTGTTTTTGCAGGATAGTCTAAATGGCTTTATTGAATTGGGAAAACCCATTACCCGAAAAGTTCGTGAGACGGTTCAGAAATTATTGTTGGATGAAAATTCGGCGCTGAAAGACCATCGTGCCCGGGGGAAAGTAATGGTCAATCGCAAGGAAGCGGTCATGCTAATGCCTGTGAAAGTGGGGGATTATACGGATTTTTATAGTAGTAAGGAACATGCCACCAATGTGGGAACCATGTTTCGTGGTCCAGAAAATGCCCTGATGCCCAATTGGAAACATCTACCTGTAGGTTACCATGGCAGGGCTTCTTCTATCATTCCTTCTGGCGTGCCGATCCATCGACCAAAAGGACAGTTTAAAGCGCCAGATGCAGATAGTCCTTCCTTTGGTCCTAGCGAGCGGTTGGATTTTGAGCTGGAAATGGCCTTTATTACAGGAAGGAACACCAAAATGGGGGAGCGCATCAAGACAGAGGAGGCCGAAGATTGTATCTTTGGTTTTGTGCTTTTTAATGATTGGTCAGCCAGGGACATTCAAGCGTGGGAATATGTGCCTTTGGGGCCGTTTTTGGGCAAAAGTTTTGCGTCCAGCGTCTCTCCTTGGGTGGTGACCATCGAAGCACTAGAGCCTTTCAGGACAAGTTCTCCGAAACCTGAAGAGCAGTTATTGCCTTATCTCCAGTGCGAACAGAATCACAGTTTTGATATCAACTTGGAAGTTTATATACAGCCAAAAGAAGAAAAAGAAACCCAGGTCTGCCGATCCAATTACAAATACCTTTACTGGAATGTCGCCCAACAACTGGCCCATCAGACGGTGAATGGCTGTAATATCAATATAGGTGATATGTATGCATCTGGGACGATCTCTGGCCCCACAGAAGACAGCTTTGGATCGATGTTGGAATTGGCCTGGAAGGGAACAAAGCCGTTGAGGTTGGAAAGTGGAGCGGAGCGTTTATTTATCGAAGATGGAGATACCGTGAAGATGAGAGGCTATGCCGAAAAAGATGGGATTCGAGTGGGGTTTGGTGAGGTGAGTACTGAGGTTCTGCCCAGTAATGGTAAAAATTAGAGCGTAATTTCAAAGGGAATTCTCTGGTTGCCGAGGTGGTTTTACTTCTATTTCTTTGGTACTATGGATTTGTAGTGGGTAAGTTGAGGGAACCGGGCTATCGGGATCGAAGTAATACGTGGACGGATGAATTTGGTACTCATGCTCCTGATGCAGTCGATAATCATGCATTCATTCCTTGCCCATGTTCAGTACCTACGGGATTGTGAGGATACTGCTTTCTATTACCAAGCTAATGCTCTTAGCGGAGCACCATTATTGACCCTAGGGAAATCCCTTTTAAAAAAAATGTTGTATAAATTACAAATTCTAATTCGTTGTCATTCCGACGAAAGGCATTGTTAGGATGGCGTAGCTAGTGGAATATGCAGTCGCTCATCTAAAAGCGATTTCCCTGGGACGGCATGGAAGAAACTGAGTTTTTTTCTTTCGGAAGGTGGTGCTGTATCCATCGATGAAATGGGAATGGTAAGTGGTCATGAAGACTCCTTTTAAAAGTAAATTTAAAAAAGGCAATCCGAATGTTCGGACTGCCTTTTAAAGATACAAACTGATAATTCTTCAAGTGGGTTTTACCCTGCTATTTTTTACTCAGGTATTTTTTTCTAAGCTGTTTTTTCTCCTTTTCTCCAATACCTATTTCTTCTTCCAACATAGTATCCACATCACCATATTTCTCACGGATACCATCCCAGGCAGCTTCCAGATAAGGCGCTTTGACGCCCATCATGTATGCTGCCCGATCTTTTGGGATGCCGTACATTTCCAGTTTGGAATTATCGATTTTACCCACAGCTTCATTGGAGCGGAGGTAATCGGCCATGATGGTGTCCCAGTCTGCTCCCAAGACGTGTAAGATCAGTGAGGAGGCAAATCCCGTACGGTCCTTGCCGGCACTGCAATGGAAGAGCACGACCTCGTCCTTTTTCAGTAGATGATCGAATAGGGGCTTAAAGTCTGTGATATTGTCCACAAATCCTTTATTGGCGGTGATCATCAAAGAGTCTACTTGGTCAGTAGAAAAGGTAGGTCCCGTCAATACCTTCATAAACTGCTGCATGGATTTGGGATCGATATTGCCAATGGGGCTGTTGATCCACTCTGCTCCTAATGAGGAAGGGATATCGTCTGGTTCACGCTTGATCTCATAGTCAGACCTAAAGTCAATGACTGTGGTGATGCCGGTTTCGGCCAGTTTTTCTTTGTCCTCTTGAGGCAGACTGGTGAAGCTACCCGACCGATATATCAGGTGATCCTTGAGGATTTTTCCGTCTTTGGTTTCTATGCCTCCCAGTTCGCGGAAGTTAGGACTGGCCTCCAATCCCAGGTTTTGTTGGGCATGGGCCGAGACGGAAGCCAATAGGGCTGTGGTTGCAATGATCGCTTTAATTGATTTCATATTAATTGGTTTAGAAGATGATAAATCTGATTCCTGCTTGTCCATTGGTAGCATACCATTCACTAGAGGTGATACGGTCCCTGTTATCACCGAGGTACTGGACATAGGGCTCATTGGTCAAGTTCCTGATTTCTGCAAAAGCCTTGATCTTATCTGTGATGGAATAGGCAGCTGAGAAATCTACGGTGAAGTTATTGTCCACATGGACATAAAAGTCAGGACCAAGGTTTTGGTTGATGGTTTCCACAGATGCTCCTCGGAAGTTTCCTGCCAGTCGTAGCATCAGACCGCTTTTTTCGTAGAACAGGGAAGTATTGAACAGATTGCTGGATTGGGTAGGTAGCGTGGTGATGTCGGTGGATATTACCGATCCTTCATCATCTAGCCTCGGTACTTCCAGTTCGGAATGTATCCTGCTGTAATTGACATCCACTCCAAATCCGCTCCAAATACCGGGTAATGTGCTGAATCTTTTGGTAATGCCCATTTCGAAGCCTACCAAATATGCACTTTCAAGGTTCTTGGGCTGGGAAACGAGGTAGTTGGTGCCGTCGATGGTTTCGGCCGATAGGTCGGTAAAGATGAAGTCATCAATGTCCTTGTAGAATATCCCGGCGGTGATCATCCCAATGTCTTCCAGGAACCATTCGCCCATCAGGTCAAAATTATTGGAAAAAGTGGGGAGTAATGCTGTATTTCCTCTGGATATACGTGGAATTCCAGTTGAGGTATCAACGCTCTCAGAAGGACTTAGGCTACCAAAATTTGCTCTACTAAATGTCCTGGTGAATGCAGCACGGAGATTGACTTGCTCCCTTGGGCTGTATTTTACATGGAACATTGGAAGGAATGCGTTGTAGTCGTTGTCCCTGGAGACTGGGGTTACTTCATCCGTTTCATCATCGTATGCAAAGCTGTTCATGGTAAGTTTGGTAAACTCATTTCTAAAACCACCGATTACCTGAATTTGGTCTGTGATCTTATAAGTACCCATGATATAGCCGGCATATACGTCTTCTGTACCGTCGTATTTGGTGGTGGCATTGGAAGCAGGAGAGTAGTTATTGATGTCATTTTCTTCCATAAATTTCGGAGAGAATATCTCGAAGGTCTGATCCTGAGGCATGGGCTGGATGGCCAAGGCATCAAACTGTCCATCCTGCTCTTGGAAGAAGGTGCCGGGAGCAGGGAAGTCCATTCGCTGAAATTCGCTCAATGCACGCAACGGTGCAGCACCTGGAATTCCCAATAGGGCATTTGGCAGGAATACTAGAGGAGTCTGCTGAGCTTCGTTTTTCTTAAACCTGAATTTCCCACCCGCTTTTAGGGTAAATACTGGATTTACGTCCCAAGTGAAGTTCATCTGGCCCACATTATCCCTGTCACGCTGATCGATCTGGTAAATGATCAGTTGCTGCAGTGTGAGCTTATTAGGGTCCAAGAAGTCATTTTCATTGGTCAGCTCAGGGTCAAAGTTTAGCGGAGTGATCCCTTTGCCGTCCGGCGCGTCAAAGATGTTGTAAACATGTCCGTCTGAAGAGCGACCGCCAAAATCACCTTCCAAGTTTTGGTGAAATTGGGCTATGGGCAATCCTTTAAGCTCACTGGGCATGCTTGGAGGGGTATCCAGGTTATAATAGCTGTCGTATGAAGATAATTTCCAGTCCATTTTGAAGTTGGTGGCCAAATGGTGAATGCCTCCAAATTCATAGCCTTTCAGATAAGTCCGGTATTCAGACTCTCTATTGCTGTAGCGGTAGCGGTTTTCTTCAAATTCATAATACGTCTCATACACAGGACGAATGTCATCAAATTGATCTTGGACGATTCGGCCAAATAGTTTGTGGTCCGTGCTGAATTCATATTCCAAGGCTGCATTGAGAGCAGTGGTGCGGCGGGTACCAAAATACCTTTTGGCGTTCATCGTGTTGATACTGTAACGCTCAGCAGGAACGGCACTGTTAAGGTTGTAATCCAATACAATTTCGTCAGAGGAGAAATTCCTGTTCCAGATGGAAGCGGCAAGGATGATCCCGAACTTGTCCTTAAAGAAGCGGTTGCCATAGACGATGGACGCATTATAACTCCCGTTTTGGGATTTTTGGTTGTATCCACCCGCTGCGCTGACATTAAGCGTCCTGTCCTGGGGGGCCGAGCGCGTCACGAAGTTAATGGATCCGCCGATGGCGTCTCCTTCCATATCAGGAGTGATGGCCTTGGAAAGCTGTATGTACTGGATCATTTCGGCGGGAATGGCATCCAAAAGGGCATTTCTGTTCCCTCCAAAATTAGAGCTTGGCAGCCTAGTGCCATTATAAAGAGTGGAAGACCACGAATATGGCGTGCCACGGACACTGACTTGGTTGGCTTCGCCATGGTAGCGGTTTACACTTGCAGCAGGCAACCGCTGTACAGCCTCAGCCGCATTTCTGTCCGGTAATTTGCCAATGGCATCAGCGGCAATGACGTCCATGATCGCCAATGAATTCTTTTTGATGGAGATGGCCTTTAGCTGGGAAGGTACCATGGTCCCTTGGATTACGTATTCTTCCAGGTCGCCAGATGCCTCAGATAGTCTGATGTCTCCTATGGAGTTGGTACCAGCTTTTAGCTCGATTTCTTGGGTGACGGTTTCAAAACCCAAATAGCTGACCCGTAAGGTCGCTTTACCTGTGGGAAGGTTGGAAATTTCGAATTTCCCGCTAAGGTCTGTCGGAGCTCCTTGACTGGTTTCCATTACCAGTACATTTACTCCAGGAAGGTAGCCCGTCTGATCGGACACACTTCCTGACAAAGATGCCTGACTTTGGGCCATGGTATGGGTGGCCCAGATCAGTAAGGTTAAGAATAATGGTAAGTGTCTTTTCATGTGCTTGAGTAATTTTTCAACAAACCTATTGTTTGTAGCTATTGAAGTCGTCCGTATAAATTTATCCGAACTTTTCCCATGAATATTATACTATAAATAGCTTTATTTCAGTTTGTTAACAGGTGTTAATAAATGGTTATGAAAAGGTGAATGGTAGTTAATTTTAGGATTTAAGGGTGTTTTGTTCACAATATTGAAGTGGATTTTAATAGATGGGTGAGGTGTTTTTCTAATGAGCCCAAGGCATCCTGTTCCCTCATGCTGGAATCAATGCTCAATAGGGAAAAAGAGACTGCTTTTCCGTCAAGACAGAACAGAAAGAGTAGCTATTTTGGTGCTGACTTATCATGGGATTGCCTGGACGATAATTTCGCAGATATGGTGTTAACGGCAATAATTAGGAGTTTACCTTATTTCCTTCGATGGCCGAGGAATAGGGCTTGGGCGAGTGCCTGAAAAATGCTCAGGTAAAGTTTATGCGTTGATTTTCAGGGACTTTTTGTAGTCGCTGGGACTGCATCCCGTGGCTTCTTTGAAGTATTTGTAAAAAGTGGACTTTGATTTAAAACCACTTTCATAGCCGACTACGGTAAGGTTGTCTTCATTGGGCTGTTGGAGGAGGTTTTTGGATTCTTCGATCCGTGCAGAATTGACGAATTGGTAGAAGTTTTGGCCTAAGTGGATATTGAGTGCCTGGGTGATTTTGAGCTTGGAAGTACCCAGTTCATTGGCCAGTTGATCCAGATTGAAATCAGGATTGAGGAATGACTTTTTACGTTGAAATACCAAGTTGATTTGATTCAGTATGTTGGCCAGTTCTTCCTCGGAAATCCTGGAGTTTCTGTACTTTTCCTGGGGCTGTATGGAGATTTTCGGAATCGCATATTCACTTGGTTTGGCAGGAAGCAACATCCTTGTGCGAATATGGATGATGCTATAGAAAAGTCCCAACATTAGGAAATAATAGACATAGCGGGTGGTGACAGGAAACTGAATGTCCCATATCAGCATCGTCCAGCCAAATAGCACCAAAAATGATAGTAAGAGGTTACAGGAGGCAATGAGCCTGGCAATGGTGGCCTTTTGCTTGTAAATGGAACCTGTAGCGGGAGTGTGATGGAGCAGATAAAGTGAATAGATGCTATATGCAGAAAAGGAAAGAAATACAGCGATGATCACACCTTGATGATAAAGCTCCATGATCAGTTTAGGAGTGTTTTGGGCCATTAGAAGGATGATCATTATAATATTAAGCCCAAAGCCAACAAAAAAAGGGGAAGAATGGGCGATGATTTGAGCAGAAGGAATCGATCTGTTTCGGATAGATTGTACATAAAAATATAGCAACGGGCCGTACAATAAGGAAAAGCAGCCATGCAACTTGTCAAAAACCTCCATATTATCGACTAGCCAATAGATAAGGGCTTTGTACGTAACATGTACTGCTATAAGCCCAAAGAGAAGGCTAAGGTAGAGGTCTTCTCCCTTGTAACGTTTGTTCAGGTAAATCAGTAACCCGCTGGTTAAGGCCTGTAATATGACTACAGTCAACATGATCCCCATAATATTTTGCAGTTAAAATGATAAAAAGGTGCGCTCCATTCTCCCTATGAATTTTATTCCTTGCCATAGGCAATACAGCCGGAATTCCTTGCTAACGCTCAAAAGTACCTTTTTAAGGTTAATTGGATGTTAATGGCATGTTATGTTTGGTGACAGCCGGGCCTATGGCAAATAACTCAGATAATGAATGGGATGGTGATGTTGACGGGATTGACCAGTTGAATAGTCGTTTTTATACCTGGTGAATTGTCATGAATTTGCGGAAATTTAAACTTATGAAATTTGTGCGGCCAACAACAACATGAAAGAGTTGGCCGTTATAAA from Echinicola soli encodes the following:
- a CDS encoding helix-turn-helix domain-containing protein; amino-acid sequence: MGIMLTVVILQALTSGLLIYLNKRYKGEDLYLSLLFGLIAVHVTYKALIYWLVDNMEVFDKLHGCFSLLYGPLLYFYVQSIRNRSIPSAQIIAHSSPFFVGFGLNIIMIILLMAQNTPKLIMELYHQGVIIAVFLSFSAYSIYSLYLLHHTPATGSIYKQKATIARLIASCNLLLSFLVLFGWTMLIWDIQFPVTTRYVYYFLMLGLFYSIIHIRTRMLLPAKPSEYAIPKISIQPQEKYRNSRISEEELANILNQINLVFQRKKSFLNPDFNLDQLANELGTSKLKITQALNIHLGQNFYQFVNSARIEESKNLLQQPNEDNLTVVGYESGFKSKSTFYKYFKEATGCSPSDYKKSLKINA
- a CDS encoding TonB-dependent receptor, which codes for MKRHLPLFLTLLIWATHTMAQSQASLSGSVSDQTGYLPGVNVLVMETSQGAPTDLSGKFEISNLPTGKATLRVSYLGFETVTQEIELKAGTNSIGDIRLSEASGDLEEYVIQGTMVPSQLKAISIKKNSLAIMDVIAADAIGKLPDRNAAEAVQRLPAASVNRYHGEANQVSVRGTPYSWSSTLYNGTRLPSSNFGGNRNALLDAIPAEMIQYIQLSKAITPDMEGDAIGGSINFVTRSAPQDRTLNVSAAGGYNQKSQNGSYNASIVYGNRFFKDKFGIILAASIWNRNFSSDEIVLDYNLNSAVPAERYSINTMNAKRYFGTRRTTALNAALEYEFSTDHKLFGRIVQDQFDDIRPVYETYYEFEENRYRYSNRESEYRTYLKGYEFGGIHHLATNFKMDWKLSSYDSYYNLDTPPSMPSELKGLPIAQFHQNLEGDFGGRSSDGHVYNIFDAPDGKGITPLNFDPELTNENDFLDPNKLTLQQLIIYQIDQRDRDNVGQMNFTWDVNPVFTLKAGGKFRFKKNEAQQTPLVFLPNALLGIPGAAPLRALSEFQRMDFPAPGTFFQEQDGQFDALAIQPMPQDQTFEIFSPKFMEENDINNYSPASNATTKYDGTEDVYAGYIMGTYKITDQIQVIGGFRNEFTKLTMNSFAYDDETDEVTPVSRDNDYNAFLPMFHVKYSPREQVNLRAAFTRTFSRANFGSLSPSESVDTSTGIPRISRGNTALLPTFSNNFDLMGEWFLEDIGMITAGIFYKDIDDFIFTDLSAETIDGTNYLVSQPKNLESAYLVGFEMGITKRFSTLPGIWSGFGVDVNYSRIHSELEVPRLDDEGSVISTDITTLPTQSSNLFNTSLFYEKSGLMLRLAGNFRGASVETINQNLGPDFYVHVDNNFTVDFSAAYSITDKIKAFAEIRNLTNEPYVQYLGDNRDRITSSEWYATNGQAGIRFIIF
- the fahA gene encoding fumarylacetoacetase, with translation MKEQKVKPLESWVQIPKNSDFTIYNLPFGVFKSKRLSPRIGMAIGDKIVDMHILHREGFFSAIHLPDDVFLQDSLNGFIELGKPITRKVRETVQKLLLDENSALKDHRARGKVMVNRKEAVMLMPVKVGDYTDFYSSKEHATNVGTMFRGPENALMPNWKHLPVGYHGRASSIIPSGVPIHRPKGQFKAPDADSPSFGPSERLDFELEMAFITGRNTKMGERIKTEEAEDCIFGFVLFNDWSARDIQAWEYVPLGPFLGKSFASSVSPWVVTIEALEPFRTSSPKPEEQLLPYLQCEQNHSFDINLEVYIQPKEEKETQVCRSNYKYLYWNVAQQLAHQTVNGCNINIGDMYASGTISGPTEDSFGSMLELAWKGTKPLRLESGAERLFIEDGDTVKMRGYAEKDGIRVGFGEVSTEVLPSNGKN
- a CDS encoding tyrosine-protein phosphatase is translated as MKSIKAIIATTALLASVSAHAQQNLGLEASPNFRELGGIETKDGKILKDHLIYRSGSFTSLPQEDKEKLAETGITTVIDFRSDYEIKREPDDIPSSLGAEWINSPIGNIDPKSMQQFMKVLTGPTFSTDQVDSLMITANKGFVDNITDFKPLFDHLLKKDEVVLFHCSAGKDRTGFASSLILHVLGADWDTIMADYLRSNEAVGKIDNSKLEMYGIPKDRAAYMMGVKAPYLEAAWDGIREKYGDVDTMLEEEIGIGEKEKKQLRKKYLSKK